The region AATTCACAAGTACATGTTGTTTCATTACTGCTGTAGTGTTAAAAAAATGCACATGATCCCTTTGGTATTTGACATAAACTATAGAGATTTGCCATGGTATCCCTAGTTCTTTGTCATGAGAGAATGCAGAGACTTGTAAAACCTTCTGCAGGTATTAGTTAGAGATCTGATAGGGAGAATCTGAGGTGATTCCATGAAGTGGCTGTTTTGATAGCAAAAGGTAAAGAGTATGACAcagtattcattcattcattgattcacatagaagtacatgtaagtatttgaGGGAAACTGTGTCTTCTAAGTTCTACAAAGCAGACTTGTTGTATACTGTATTAAGACATTGAGAGTAATGTAATGGTCATTTGAAAGATATCAAGTTTACTtttatgtttttgaaattgtaaattgtTAAGGTAAAGTACACTAGTATTTGTGTGTTCTTTGCAGGCATCTGGAAATAAAGTCAGCAGGCAGTCAGTGCTGTGTGGTAGCCAGAATATTGTGCTCAATGGAAAAGTAAGTTTTTGAGAGAAAAAATCACATATGGCATGAAATGTACTGTAATCTTGTGTTATTGATGCCTAGTAACTTTGTTGTTTGACATGTGTAAGTACTAGTAGGCCATGATGTTGGGCGTCCTGCTCTCTATCTCAGGATTATATGATATTTCATCAGTATGCAAATCACAGTACACATTATGTTGCATTGTACATACaagttacattacattactttataaaacattgtatcttacaacATAATAATCTGTCTGATTTGTTAAGAGGTTAATTTGGTCATCTAGTGAAATCACAGTTTCCTGTCTGTGACTCTTTTACATacttatgtatataatgttaGAATGgcaaaactacatgtaagttgaaattgaaagatcAGTCATTGTGGGAGTTCTTCTTATCCCTTTTCACAAACTTAGTGAAAGGGATGATAAGGACACCCCAGTGGCATATTTTGCAGTCGAAGTTGTAGCGGAAAGGAAGGGATCATTTGGACTCCACTGGTAACATATTTTGCAGTCTCATGAAGTAATTTGTGAGCAAATAGATAATTTATGTTTTCCTTTGCAGACAATAATTCAGTCAGATTGTATTATTCGTGGTGACTTAGCGAATGTTAGGATAGGAAGGCATTGTGTGATTGGAAAAAAGACAGTCATCAGACCGCCATTCAAAAAATTTAGCAAAGGGTAAGTTTAATGCAAATATTCCTCCATACTTACGTTTCTGTAAGTGTTTGACTGTTTCAGGCACAACTGCGACCAAGGTCATTGACAACACACACAACTTTCAGTTTAGAATGATAGAGACAAAATAACACTGATGTTGTAATTGATAGATTTCCAAAGATCTGATTTGTCAAACTCAAATGAATTATTGTGTTCAGACATTATTGTCAAAAGTCTTCATGAGTACAAGGATGTAAAACTTGaacaaagtaaataaagaataTGGACCTGTTGACCAGTAAATGTATTGTCAGTCAACAAGTTTCTCTGTGTAATGTGTGACATCAATATCTATCTGTGAAATAGAAGTACATGTGAACAGATGGATAGAGAAACCATTTTGACTGTAAAGCCAGTTTCTTGTACTGTATACTACTATGATCACTTTGTGCTAACTGGTCAATTTTGGAAGGCCTTCCCtatttgtgaaatatgtaaAGTGCCTATTTGCATGTAGTGCAGCATTTACTGATTGTtctctttgatttttttttggcaGTGTTGCATTTTTTCCTCTCCATATTGGTGACCATGTATTTATAGAAGAAGACTGTGTAGTGAATGCAGCTCAAGTTGGTTCATATGTACATATTGGTAAAAATTGTGTTATAGTAAGTATATGTAAAACTTTGGTGTTTCATTTCAGAAATCTGGATGGATTCTCACTTTTAAGGATGGTTCCTTGAGTCTTCCATTTTCATATACAGACGAAGTTTCCACACcaaaatttataatattgatgtaaattgtgaaTTCTCCAgtaatgtatacacatgtacttacaCGTAATAACCCAACATGGTTATAGGTCATACCTAGAGCACATTGATTTCTATGTTCAGTGGATGTTAAAGACTGCCCCTAACTTAGCCTCCACAAGAGCCAAATTTCTACAACTTGAGGTGGGGATGACTAGGATATTACTTTGTAATAGGCCTTTCCAGCACAGCATCCTCTAGGGATGGAATAGGTATTTGGAAAAtatcatgtttgtaattactaGAGACCCTTCTCTATATTATACAATTTTTGCAAGACAAACACGAAGTATAAAAAAGAATTACAAGATGATGTGAATAAGATGTGGTCAACCAAGCTTCACCACATTGCTACATACTACTAGACAGCTGCTTTTATTGGAGAGCTCAATTTTGGCCAGAACGTAATAttgtggtatacatgtatgtataatctTTAGAGCTGCACTGTTTCCCAGTGAAAATAGCGTGTTTTGTGAACTGAATCCCTAATTTTCTCCTTCTTTTCAAATCCTACAGGGTCGTAGATGTGTATTAAAAGATTGTTGTGCTATAGCAGATAATACAGTTCTTCCACCAGAGACAGTAGTGCCACCCTTCACAGTCTTTTCAGGCTCACCAGGTATGTTTATTGCCCCCCTCTCCCCCAACTCCTTCCATAACCCTTCCATATTCTACCAGAGACAGTAGTGCCACCCTTCACATCTTATCAGGCTCACCAGGTATGTTTATTGCCCCCCTCTCCCCTGACTCCTTCTATAACCCTGCCATATTCTACCAGAGACAGTAGTGCCACCCTTCAGTTTTTTCAGGCTGACCAGGTATGTTTattgcctccccccccccctcccccgacTCCTTCCATAACCCTTCTGTATTCTACCAGAGACAGGAGTGCCACCCTTCAGTCTTTTCAGGTTCACCAGGTATGTTATCATCAgccctcccccaccccacccctccacCAGAGACAGTTGCACCACACTTTGCAGTCTTTTCTGGCTCACCCGATATGTTTATCACCCCCTTCTCCCTCCCTCCAGAAGTAGTAGTGCTACCATTGACAGTCTTTTCAGGCTCAGCATGTACATTATTGTCAGCCCACCCTATCTATGCCTATGTCCATGCAAGGAAAACAATAAAAGTACAGATTGTTCCCTTCAGAACTCAAAATACAGAGAGATCTAATGATACTATCACATGGTTTAAGTATACAGGTCAAAACGTTGAGACACAGATTCAAAGTATAAATGTCTTCGGGTGGTTCTTGATGCATTTCTCAACTTTGAAGTAACTGCTGTCTTTACATGCAATCTAGGCTGGGGAGcagaaatttcaaaaatacataGTTTTATGGATATACTGTTCTGTGTATAATCCATTATACACtcaatatttcttcattattaCATCTATGTGTATTGTGGCACTATTGggaaaataatacatgtaattaaaatttgtaattttcaagGATAGTGTAGTCTGTTTCATGAATAGTATTCTGTTGATCATGTATTGAAGTCTGTTAGTTCAGTTCATATTTAGTGTCATACTATGCATAAgccataaatatggaatatatactctggttgttctgtgtcatgacaacacgtgtctacgtaactggttctgctgtgttcgaaatatgggtcaaaacattaaaattgccattactctctccaatttttctttgatattgttgacggtggtataattatgatattctccaatatttttatgcattcagccagaaaatactcaaaAAATACTCACTCATCTAGTGATTCATAGCgacaaagaccccttatgtaactcatattttccttgtctaaacgaagaaaaatattggggaataacatctaattgtgaTAGTTATTTACAAAAGGCTTTATAATGTTAAAGTAGTAGAAGAACATTTAACTCCCATACTTgttatattttctgttgtttaCAGGTGTATTTACTGGAGAGCTACCAGAGTGTACACAAGATTTAATGATAGATGTCACCAAAggatattatcaacatttccTACCCATTCAAGAAGTTAAGTGAGAAGCAGCAACAGGAAACATATGGAGAATATTTTACTACTACATTTCACAATaaatcagtaggtttagtatgGATGTAACATGTTTGCTTGGTAGAAGTCTAGGTAGAATTTGAAAGCACCTCGTATGATTTCGTGATTGAGTAGGAGACATGTAGGATTTACAAATGTAGTGTTTACATTCAAACGTAGtgtgtaaggtatgctgtgacaggacgccctcacacatctgCCAACCCCCCTTTCACAGTAGTAGGGTGAGAGGAGGATAGTGAGGGCGgagtgacacaacatatcttacagtctaattaAAATGCCGTGAAaggaaatgtttcatttgaaatggTGCAGACTTACAAGCAAAGAATGAAGACCAGCAAACTCAAATATTAGTTTTATTAACTAATTCTTACTGGTGttggagtacatgtacatgtacagtgcttTTAATGGCTGGGAAATATGtcatgaaaagaaatgaattcTGACAAAGCTGACAATAAATGCATAATACTAAAGTATGCcacagtttatttctgaggaTAATCAGCAAATTCAAGTGACCATTTTTCTTTTCCTGACCAATAGTTTAAGGTATTTGGAAAAATCCTCACCAAAGAGATGTTCTACTGCCATTATACATTAATTTATGTAGAACTGTAAGAAGTATCAACAGATTGTGTGTTTATACTCCCAGTGGGGAAGTATTTATGTCACTTTCAGAGGAATTGTAATTAATAATTTATgtcaaatgaacaaaataatgtGATACTAAAGATCTATTGTCAGTTTTGTACAGCTTGGCATTCTAGAAATGTTCAGCTATATTTTAGTGATATTTTaaacaagtgtactgtatgtattgttgttgttgtacacaTGACACAATGCAGTGCTTAAAGGCCTAGTCCATATTAGGATTACAAATTTAGGAGTGAAAAATGATTGTCTGGctgagctatagaaaaagttagtccagaacaaaaaaaatgatcctatgtaatccagatagctccattgataagataacatgaatgtgaaaacctgggattgaattcctggcaatcctctttctcccaacttgtacttagttgtttacaaacagATATccccttgggagaaagaggaatactgtacaaatgttttGTCATTGAAATGTTCATCAGGCTGGTAAATCATGGGAAACAAAATGGTGAGTTTCATGACTTGTAAGTTATGGTTTGGTCAACAGGTTTAATCAACAAACTTGTCAGACTGTTACATCGCTTGTAGTTTGATAAAGTCTGTTGACCAAAATAGGTGAAACATTTACTTACAGTTAATATGAATCATGGCCTTTTCATTAGAATTTCATTAATACGTATGTTTTTATGTTTAGGgttatttatttcacttttttttcaagcatacgtaatatttttttttgcaaggtGTTAGTGTTGTTGCTTCTGTTCATATGAAATCAACCTCGAAACAAAACAAGGAAATTCTGCAATTGATATTGCttcattttaaatgtattttctaGACTCCTGTATTGTACATTGATTTCTGAACTCCTAAAAACTATTTGCATTTTTATACCTCAGTTTTAGAAGAAAGTAAGTTTTCCACATTGTCAGGGTTCATATTCTAGGTGATAATAAATGTACGAACAGAGTATCATTAAACTTGCATGCATACCTCAGTCTGCTTGCATGTATGAATGTGAGTATTTTCAATTTATCTGGTGCagtttgtaaatataaataacaaGTTTCCAAAATTTCTGCAAAGAAATGGGTCTGTCATGATTATCTTCAGAATGTTTTGATTGAACTGTGGTGTACATTCAAAGGGCTTTTAGTTTGTGATGTTAAATTTTTTTCTGTAGACCTTCAAAATACTGGTCTAATGCATAATGAATAAACATAACAATGGGATTTATGATAAAAGAGTTCTAACTTTGTGGAAGTTCTTTCTTTTTCCCCCTATATTTCCCATATGTGCATGAAATAACAACCATAGTTTCTGGCAACAGTGATAATGGTATCTTTAGTACGATGaattcaaaaatgtacattaatcAATAGGGTATATTTTAACTAGCCGACTAACCATCTGAATgggtgtttacat is a window of Glandiceps talaboti chromosome 5, keGlaTala1.1, whole genome shotgun sequence DNA encoding:
- the LOC144435093 gene encoding dynactin subunit 5, with the translated sequence MELPDIFYNKAEYIETASGNKVSRQSVLCGSQNIVLNGKTIIQSDCIIRGDLANVRIGRHCVIGKKTVIRPPFKKFSKGVAFFPLHIGDHVFIEEDCVVNAAQVGSYVHIGKNCVIGRRCVLKDCCAIADNTVLPPETVVPPFTVFSGSPGVFTGELPECTQDLMIDVTKGYYQHFLPIQEVK